The following is a genomic window from Calliphora vicina chromosome 5, idCalVici1.1, whole genome shotgun sequence.
ACGTCTATTGATAACACATAATAACAAGAATTTACAGTATAAAATGTCAAATAgcatattgttgaaattttacgACTTATCAGACTTATAGTTCAATGTTTTCtttcgattttaaaataatctcttacataaattaaataaactgaaacgaaaaaataaaaatccccaaaaagatTCGAAAAATCACCAAAACATACAATATTTCTCCTACTGTTCCCCCATATCCCCAACCCCAATTATTTATccccatttacaaaataaaatccccAATTTGGGGAAAAATCCCCTAATCTGACAACACttctttgagtggaaatttaacatgtgttttgttattgtaacaaaaacaaaatacatgtaaaacgtccactcaaagcactcatTCGCTATCGAAAAACATCACATAAGCTAAAGTATAGTTGAtcgttttatatttaattcataAAAGTTTGTATCATAGAGAAAGCGAAACAATCATGGCGACCACTTCAAAAAAGCATAGAGATTTCGTATCCGATCCTATGGGTGAAAAACCTGTCACAGATCTGGCGGGAATAGGAACGATTTTGGGTGCTCGTTTAAATGAATCTGGCTTCAATAAAGTAAGTTTTATCATACATAGATGATAGtagaatatttaattaacacAATGTGTAATTCGGTAAATTATTATAGGCAAATACTGTGCTCGGTCAACATTTAGTGTTACAGAGAAACGAATATCTTTTTACGGAATGGATTAAAAATACCTGTTATGCCAATTCTAAACAAGCTAAGGATTGCTTCAACTGCCTCAATGAATGGTGTGATCAGTTCTTGTAATTAACATCTGTTTAAATGTTACAATTTACAAACTAACgtgtattgaaaatattgtaatttatacataaatatgtaggaTTTTATCAATAAAGCAAACAATAcaccaattttttaattacataagtacataagtattttattttattattttcaaaactaatgcAAGGGGTTTGCCATATCACAACACAGCAAATATCAGTAAACCAATTACCAAAAACGGATCTACaggtattttctataaactttAATCGGCTGGGGCTAAGACTTGCCGCAAGCCccctgaagttttgaggtgcatttacaaggggcattaaaaagttacttttgcaatttaacttaaaagaatagaaatgtgtacaaaaattcattaaaaaatattaaagttattaaaaattcaaattcatattttgagaaatattaaaataaaaaatcatatatccatatttacttgtaaatgACTTTCTGTGTTCGTAGGATACTGTTAACCTATACGACAGTTTCAAaacagtttcaaaaatttttaaaaattatgttaaacaaatttcagaatattttgatCTTCACAGTCAGATTTAATGAGAACTACCTGACcagacagacgttgtcctgtccaagttaaaaaatgcttgtgtttgatttgtgaatttgtgagaagcggtttgaaaagggttaaaatagtttaaaaaaaacgtattattgaatgaaaatttttattcatataggatctagaataaaatatatatgtatagaagcgctactgagcgATAAAGAACCAAAGTTTgttgccaaaaacctaagtcttgcaacaacagaataaatgtaaatcaatgtacatattttgagtttttatataagtaatcgaattttggtctgaaaaataagtgatcacagatcgagctccttttcatgattCAACGCTTGTTGGAAAAGTTattagcaattttagatattttgagtttttatataaaaaatagatttttgttaagaaatatgagtgatcacagatcgagctccttttcttgattcaacgcttgcttattggccaagttattagcgaatttagatattgagagtttttatataagtaatcgaattatggtctgaaatatgattgatcacagaatGATGTTTtgtgcagatgtatttaataagtgggcgtattagtggacgttgacaatttttatttatataaaaactattggCGTGTTCAATTTTTCTtacagtaaaaacttaaatttgattactatcgatgtagccgttttctaattttagataaatcgaaaaaagtgggcgtaaaagtgggcgtggttaatttttcattccgtaaaaacctaagttgagctatgaacaaaattttaacaaaaaaaattgtctaaatcggtccggacgttctctactgatgcaattaccaacaaacgacatttgatttttatcgtTAACATCAGTAAATTTTAACCTCTTATGGTggctaaaataatctcttaagaATAAAACACATcttaaatgctttggagtatatcgttttatttaaagttaaagtttttaaaataccaaaactcataaaaacactcttttagaaaaaaaccgattattccaagaaaaatttgagtttttcaaaaaaaccgaaaccgatttaaccaaaaaaacctaGTACATATGTTATCTTTGTAATGCAAAGAGAAGTAAAtgggttactttatatatcgtaggtaatctagcgtgaaatcagttgtcactttagtgtctttaAGTAATCCAACTTTTTTgatactgcactttagaaattaGTTATATTACTCAAattataaattagttttataccAACCAGGATCTAAAACCAAATgcttaaaattagaaatatttaaataaagaattcaAACTATTATCCATAGATGTTTAATATATGAcatcaacattttcaataacattttattttaaacgaaatttccaaaaaaaaaaagtaacaactATTCTTTATTCTAATAAACGCTAAATGCTGATTGAAAATGTATATTCTAACAATTGTACCTATTTTGGGTTAAGCTtattatcataaaaaaataaatgactcATGCTTTAGGAActtgggaaaaaatttaaataatgaaattcatCGTCAATGATTAATTGtgattaattgaataaaaaacaagtaaggaaatat
Proteins encoded in this region:
- the LOC135961644 gene encoding barrier-to-autointegration factor-like translates to MATTSKKHRDFVSDPMGEKPVTDLAGIGTILGARLNESGFNKANTVLGQHLVLQRNEYLFTEWIKNTCYANSKQAKDCFNCLNEWCDQFL